The genomic stretch CGTCAAGCGTGGCCTCTACGCGAGGAATTTCGGCGGCGGCCAGGTGGATATCACCAACGGAAAGTTTGTCTTCTCCGCATCGGAAGCTTATTTGATTGAAGATGGCAGAATCACGGCTCCAGTGCGCGACGCGACGCTGATTGGCAGCGGCCCTGAGGCGCTGAAGTACGTTTCGATGGTAGGCAACGATCTCGAGCTCGACGAAGGTATCGGCACCTGCGGCAAGGATGGACAGAGCGTTCCGGTCGGCGTGGGCATGCCTACGATCAAGCTGGACAAGATGACGGTGGGTGGAACAGGCAACTGAATATCTCGCTCCTAGAGAGATGAACCAATGCCGACGGTCATTTCCATCACGGAAAAACGCGATCTCGAATGGCGCATCAAGCTGATGCTGTGCGAGGGGCTCCACTGCGATGCAGATGAGATCGACCCTGGCTATCGCCTGAAGGCCGATCTCGACATGGAGGGCGATCGCGCCGCGCGGTTCTTCAAGGACTATGGCAATGAGTTTCACGTTGACCTGACGGAACTATGGGCGAACTGGTTCTTTTACTTCCGCCGGGAACGGATCGAGCTCAGCAAGGGAACCAGGCTGGCGATGGCCGTGGCGGCCAGTGCTGGCCTGCTGGAGTGGGCCATGTTTCCCCACTTTTCCGCGCTGATGGGATTTGTAACCGTCTTTGGTATTTTTATCGTAATCTTCGCAGCGGTAAAGATTGCCCTGCGCATGAGCCCGCCGCCGGAGAAGCCCGGCATGCAGGAAATTACCGTAGCCCAGCTGGTACAGGCTGCGAAAGATGGCAAATGGAGCGTTCCAGAGGAGATTCGAGAGTGGGTATCGAAGCACGAGCCAAGTCGTCCGTTGATCTGAAGCAACTCGCCGCCGACGTCGTCGCGCAGGCCATGAAGGCCGGTGCGACAGATGCCGAGGTCGTAGTGGCTGAGGGTGATGAGTTCTCGACCGCCGTGCGCATGGGACAGGTCGAATCCCTGAAGGAGTCCGGCTCTCGCGGCATGGGGCTGCGCGTTTTCGCGGGACAGCGCACGGCGAGCACCAGCACCAGCGACTTTTCTCCCGCAGGCATCGCACATCTTGTCTCTGGAGCGATCTCGCTGTCGCGTGTGACCTCGGAAGACCCGTTTGCCGGCATGCCCGAAGATGGTGCTTACGGGATGCTCTCTGGCGATCTTGGCCTGTTCTACGAGGACGTTTACTCCCTCCCCACCGAGGAGCGCATCGCCTATGCCCGGCGCGCCGAAGACGCGGCCATGGCGGCAGATGTCCGCATCCAGAACAGCGACGGCGGCAGCTTCGATGCGGCGATGGGATACAAGGTTCTGGCGAACTCGCGCGGCTTTCTCGGCGAGAATCGCAGCTCCTACTGTTCGGTTTCCGCCTCTCCTATCGCGCAGGATCAAGAAGGCGGCATGCAGCGCGATTCCTGGTACTCGGTCGCGCGCACACTGGCTAAGCTGGAGTCGCCGGAATCGGTTGGAATCGAAGCGGCGCGGCGCACGATCCGCCGCCTCAATGGACGTCGCGTGCCTACGCAGCGGGTTCCCGTTGTGTTTTCCCCGGAGATGGCGCGGTCGCTGATCGGCAACATCTTCGAGGCCGCGAATGGCGACAGCATCTATCGCGGCGCTTCATTTTTTACCGGGAAGCTGGGGGAAAAGGTGGCCGCCGAGTCGATCAACGTCATCGACGATGGCACCATACCGGGAGGCTTCGGCACCTCTCCCTTTGACGGCGAGGGCCTGCCGACTCGGCGCACCGTAGTCGTCGAGAATGGCGTTCTACGCAACTACCTGCTGAACACCTACACCGCTCGCAAACTGAACATGCAGAGCACGGGGAACGCCTCGCGAGGCCTTGCGGGCAATCCCGGCATTGGCCCCGGAAACCTGTTTCTCAAGCCTGGCAACCTGACCCCCGAAGCGCTTCTCCAGGACGTAAAATCCGGCCTGTATATCACGGAGCTCATGGGTTTTGGGGTGAACATGGTGACCGGCGACTACTCCCGCGGCGCAACCGGATTGTGGATCGAAAACGGCGAGCTGACCTACGCGGTAGAAGAGATCACGATTGCCGGGAACCTCAAGGATATGTTCCAGAATATCTCTGCGATTGCGAACGACCTGGTCTTTCGCGGCTCCGTCGCCTCGCCCACCCTACGGATCGAGGGCATGACCATCGCCGGAGCGTAAACGATAGCGCCGCGGGCTAGCGTCTTGCAGATGCCAGCCTTCCACGGGAACCAGTAGAATTGGCTGGTGCTGGAGCACTCCATTCCGTTTTCTGCCGCTGATGCCAGAGGCAGCCTCGCTGCGCTGCCCGAGGATGCGGGCGTCTTCGCTCTCTTCGCCGCCGATCCTGCCGCGGAGCCTTACCTTAGCAAGGCTACAAACCTTCGTCGCAGGCTGATGCGCTTCCTGTCGCCGCAGCCGGGCCAATCCCGGCGGCTGCAGCTTGCAGGGATGGTTGCCCGCATCGAGTACACTCCTACCGGATCCGATCTGGAGTCGCAGCTTGTGCTCTACCGCGCATCGGTCGCCGCGTTCGGAGATCGGGCGAGCAAGAAGCTACACCTCCGGGCTCCAGCCTTTCTGCGCATGGCGATGCAGAATGCTTACCCTCGGGTCTACGTAACTACGAAAGTTACGAAATCAGCGGAAGACTCGCTGTTCGGGCCGTTCCCTTCCAGATTTGCCGCGGAACGCTTTGGCGAGGAGGCGTTGAATCTCTTTCTGCTGCGGCGATGCCACGAGGACCTAAACCCTGACCCTGCGTTTCCAGGCTGCGCCTACTCCGAGATGAAGATGTGCCTTGCACCCTGCTTCAAAGGCTGCACCGACGAGCGTTATGCCGAGGAGGTAGCGGCAGTTCGGCAATTCCTCGCCACACGCGGCAGCAGTCTCCTAAAGCAGTTGGAGGCGGAGCGGAACCGTGCATCCGAGGCTCTGGAGTTTGAGCGGGCCGCGCAGATCCACG from Acidisarcina sp. encodes the following:
- a CDS encoding UvrB/UvrC motif-containing protein; the encoded protein is MLEHSIPFSAADARGSLAALPEDAGVFALFAADPAAEPYLSKATNLRRRLMRFLSPQPGQSRRLQLAGMVARIEYTPTGSDLESQLVLYRASVAAFGDRASKKLHLRAPAFLRMAMQNAYPRVYVTTKVTKSAEDSLFGPFPSRFAAERFGEEALNLFLLRRCHEDLNPDPAFPGCAYSEMKMCLAPCFKGCTDERYAEEVAAVRQFLATRGSSLLKQLEAERNRASEALEFERAAQIHARMQKVEAVAGLASEIVRPLSELHAVILQPSAEPLQVAVFRVRKGLLSGPALYSTIGMRHPNEQSGSSSLFAHPAAIQPVPLDEGLQNAGEPSASVVTASRDVLEQRLDDVLRELEASGEREAKRARQETLAAHLSLLTRWYYRPAARRVGEIYFAGEDGVFPRKAILRGISRVFRTGRHTPESGKTQAADSSPSPLTGTLDSSEKGAHSAFHNEIKLGTPIDSGLKHG
- a CDS encoding TldD/PmbA family protein translates to MGIEARAKSSVDLKQLAADVVAQAMKAGATDAEVVVAEGDEFSTAVRMGQVESLKESGSRGMGLRVFAGQRTASTSTSDFSPAGIAHLVSGAISLSRVTSEDPFAGMPEDGAYGMLSGDLGLFYEDVYSLPTEERIAYARRAEDAAMAADVRIQNSDGGSFDAAMGYKVLANSRGFLGENRSSYCSVSASPIAQDQEGGMQRDSWYSVARTLAKLESPESVGIEAARRTIRRLNGRRVPTQRVPVVFSPEMARSLIGNIFEAANGDSIYRGASFFTGKLGEKVAAESINVIDDGTIPGGFGTSPFDGEGLPTRRTVVVENGVLRNYLLNTYTARKLNMQSTGNASRGLAGNPGIGPGNLFLKPGNLTPEALLQDVKSGLYITELMGFGVNMVTGDYSRGATGLWIENGELTYAVEEITIAGNLKDMFQNISAIANDLVFRGSVASPTLRIEGMTIAGA